One region of Roseimicrobium gellanilyticum genomic DNA includes:
- a CDS encoding branched-chain amino acid ABC transporter permease, which produces MEQFIQQLLNGLFLGAIYALIALGYTMVYGVLRFINFAHGDVFMLGAFAGYYLHKALMPLMGALPAPISAAVILLLAMAICAALGILIEFLAYRPLRSRPRLNVLITAIGVSLFLEYTGQLIFGATQRPFPEVIPKKNIEGLGGLYVSNTQVIVLVTTVALLVALRFIVMKTKMGLAMRALSLNPTAATLMGVNNSVVISFTFGLGSALAAAGGILYASLYPSIEPFMGILPGLKAFVAAVLGGIGNIPGAALGGLIIGITETLVAGYSQDIGIPSGYKDGVAFVILILILLFKPSGLLGKVEREKV; this is translated from the coding sequence TTGGAGCAGTTCATCCAGCAGTTGCTCAACGGCCTTTTCCTGGGGGCCATCTATGCATTGATCGCACTGGGGTACACGATGGTGTACGGGGTGCTGCGCTTCATCAACTTCGCGCATGGAGATGTCTTCATGCTGGGCGCCTTTGCAGGCTACTACCTGCACAAGGCGCTGATGCCGCTGATGGGAGCGCTGCCTGCCCCCATCAGTGCGGCGGTCATCCTGCTCCTGGCCATGGCTATTTGCGCCGCGCTGGGGATTCTCATCGAATTCCTGGCGTACCGTCCGCTGCGAAGCCGTCCACGGCTCAATGTGCTCATCACGGCCATCGGTGTCTCGCTCTTCCTGGAGTACACCGGCCAGCTCATCTTCGGCGCCACGCAGCGCCCCTTCCCCGAGGTCATCCCCAAGAAGAACATCGAGGGACTGGGCGGGCTGTATGTCTCGAACACCCAGGTCATCGTGCTGGTCACCACGGTGGCCCTGCTCGTGGCCCTGCGTTTCATCGTGATGAAGACGAAGATGGGCCTGGCCATGCGTGCCCTGTCACTCAATCCCACAGCAGCCACGCTCATGGGGGTGAATAACAGCGTCGTCATCTCCTTCACCTTCGGCCTTGGCTCCGCGCTCGCGGCGGCGGGCGGCATCCTGTACGCCTCGCTCTATCCCTCCATCGAGCCCTTCATGGGCATCCTTCCGGGATTGAAGGCCTTCGTCGCGGCCGTGCTAGGCGGCATCGGGAATATTCCAGGGGCAGCGCTGGGCGGCTTGATCATCGGCATCACGGAGACACTGGTCGCCGGCTACAGCCAGGACATCGGCATTCCCTCCGGCTACAAGGACGGCGTGGCCTTCGTCATCCTCATCCTCATTCTCCTCTTCAAGCCCTCCGGCCTTCTCGGGAAGGTCGAACGCGAGAAAGTATGA
- a CDS encoding ABC transporter substrate-binding protein — MDFPRRSFLLTGLCGLALAGLTQCKKSGGGDANTIVVGEVAALSGGTATFGQSSHAGTQMAVDEINASGGLLGKKVTLITEDDQSKQGEAGTVAKKLISREKIVALLGEVASGRSLEMAPICQKEGVPMISPASTNPKVTEVGDHIFRVCFIDPFQGTVMAKFALARGWKKVAVMTDVKQDYSVGLSQYFKEYFTKNGGTIVGDQSYSSGDKDFKAQLTKLKEGAPDAILASGYYNETGLIAVQCRELGISAPLLGGDGWDSPSLVEVAGKAIEGSFFSNHFSAEDKAPIIQNFITKYKEKNDGKTPDAMAALGYDSMMILGAAIKKAGTTEGKALRDAIATTKDHAGITGVISLDEKRNANKPAVILTIKDGNFVYVETVAP, encoded by the coding sequence ATGGACTTCCCCAGACGTAGTTTTCTCCTCACAGGCCTGTGCGGCCTGGCCTTGGCCGGACTCACCCAGTGCAAAAAGAGCGGTGGCGGCGACGCAAACACCATCGTGGTGGGTGAAGTGGCCGCCCTGTCCGGGGGTACGGCCACGTTTGGCCAGTCCTCCCACGCTGGCACCCAGATGGCAGTGGATGAAATCAATGCCTCCGGCGGTCTGCTGGGCAAGAAGGTGACCCTCATCACGGAAGACGACCAGTCCAAGCAGGGCGAAGCCGGTACCGTGGCGAAGAAGCTCATCTCGCGTGAGAAGATTGTCGCCCTTCTCGGCGAAGTGGCCTCCGGCCGCTCGCTGGAAATGGCACCCATCTGCCAGAAGGAAGGCGTGCCGATGATTTCGCCCGCCTCCACGAATCCGAAGGTGACCGAAGTCGGCGACCATATCTTTCGTGTGTGCTTCATCGACCCCTTCCAGGGGACGGTGATGGCCAAGTTCGCCCTGGCCCGCGGCTGGAAAAAGGTGGCTGTAATGACGGACGTGAAGCAGGACTACAGCGTGGGCCTCTCCCAGTACTTCAAAGAGTACTTCACGAAGAACGGCGGCACCATCGTGGGTGATCAGAGCTACAGCTCCGGGGACAAGGACTTCAAGGCGCAACTCACGAAGCTGAAGGAAGGTGCTCCAGATGCCATCCTCGCCTCTGGCTACTACAATGAGACCGGCCTCATCGCCGTGCAGTGCCGTGAACTCGGCATCTCGGCACCGCTTCTCGGTGGCGACGGCTGGGACTCCCCCTCCCTCGTGGAAGTCGCGGGCAAGGCCATTGAAGGCAGCTTCTTCTCCAACCACTTCTCCGCAGAGGACAAGGCCCCCATCATCCAGAACTTCATCACGAAGTACAAGGAGAAGAACGATGGTAAGACGCCCGATGCCATGGCCGCGCTGGGTTATGACTCCATGATGATCCTCGGCGCCGCCATCAAGAAGGCGGGCACCACCGAGGGCAAGGCTTTGCGCGACGCCATCGCCACCACCAAGGACCACGCTGGCATCACCGGTGTCATCTCGCTGGATGAGAAACGCAATGCCAACAAGCCGGCGGTCATTCTCACGATCAAGGACGGCAACTTCGTATACGTCGAAACCGTCGCCCCCTAA